One window of Dehalococcoidia bacterium genomic DNA carries:
- a CDS encoding 1-deoxy-D-xylulose-5-phosphate reductoisomerase produces MGNNVKRLAILGSTGSIGQQTLDVVRSFPGRFNVIGLGAGRNVALLVEQVKEFRPKLVSIESASSPEILHSRMRQILPSQELVAHPDVDLVVIAISGKAGLDPTLAAIRARKSIALATKEVLVLAGGTITSEAKQHGARIMPIDSEPSAIWQCMRGEEKGISRLILTASGGPFRHLSLEELKTVSPQQALEHPTWRMGPKITIDSATLMNKGLEAIELSWLFDVPTENIDIVIHPQSIIHSMVEFVDGSIKAQLSPPDMRLPIQYALFYPERLPNQLPHLDFSETSSLTFETPDREKFPCLGLALEAGRKGGTYPAVLSAADEVAVSLFLEERIGYMDIPKLVAEALEAHQNITNPSLEDLLTADAWARERVHR; encoded by the coding sequence ATGGGTAATAATGTGAAACGGCTCGCCATTCTTGGCTCAACTGGCTCCATAGGGCAGCAGACCCTCGATGTGGTTCGCTCCTTCCCCGGCCGATTTAATGTTATCGGTCTTGGCGCGGGTAGAAACGTCGCCCTTCTAGTGGAGCAGGTCAAAGAGTTCCGGCCAAAACTTGTTTCTATTGAATCAGCCAGCTCACCGGAGATATTGCATAGTAGGATGCGCCAAATTTTACCATCACAGGAGCTTGTGGCTCACCCCGATGTTGACCTAGTGGTGATCGCCATCTCGGGCAAAGCAGGTCTCGACCCCACCCTGGCAGCAATCAGGGCCAGGAAAAGCATCGCCCTGGCCACCAAGGAGGTCCTGGTATTGGCAGGGGGAACTATCACCTCCGAGGCAAAGCAGCATGGCGCCCGGATCATGCCTATCGATAGCGAGCCCAGTGCAATATGGCAATGCATGCGCGGTGAGGAGAAGGGAATCTCCAGGCTCATCCTGACCGCCTCCGGCGGGCCCTTTCGCCACCTCTCTCTGGAAGAGCTCAAAACGGTGTCTCCGCAGCAGGCTCTTGAGCATCCCACCTGGAGGATGGGGCCAAAGATCACCATCGACTCAGCCACCCTGATGAACAAGGGGCTTGAGGCTATTGAGCTAAGCTGGTTATTCGATGTCCCCACGGAAAATATCGATATCGTCATCCACCCCCAGAGCATAATTCACTCCATGGTTGAATTTGTCGACGGCTCTATCAAGGCGCAGCTAAGCCCCCCCGATATGCGCCTGCCCATTCAGTATGCCCTCTTTTATCCTGAGCGTCTGCCCAACCAGCTTCCCCACCTCGATTTTTCGGAAACAAGTTCCCTCACCTTTGAAACCCCCGACAGAGAAAAATTCCCCTGCCTGGGATTAGCGCTGGAAGCGGGTCGAAAAGGGGGTACCTACCCCGCGGTGCTTAGCGCCGCCGATGAGGTGGCAGTGTCCCTATTCCTGGAGGAGCGTATCGGATATATGGATATACCGAAGCTTGTGGCAGAAGCCCTGGAGGCACACCAGAACATCACCAACCCTAGCCTGGAGGATTTGCTCACCGCTGATGCCTGGGCCAGGGAGAGGGTGCACCGATGA
- a CDS encoding phosphatidate cytidylyltransferase, translating into MIRQRVLSALVLLPLIFLVIWFGGPAYSLLVTAVAALGVLEFCGMKGLSRRHPLTLFGLVGVLLFILVAHVEASYTAPLLTAVVAFSLIWLLFRSPVNGAATNWAWTLAGIIYIGWLMSHFIPLRGLEGGREWVLFVVLATFATDTTAFFVGKIWGRHSLAMKVSSGKTREGAVGGFLGAIAASLILALLLGIAIPYWQMVILGALIGIFAPLGDLAESILKRSTGLKDSGTLIPGHGGLLDRLDSILFTVVVVYYYVIWVIM; encoded by the coding sequence ATGATCAGGCAAAGGGTGCTCAGTGCACTAGTTCTTTTACCCCTCATCTTTTTAGTCATCTGGTTTGGCGGCCCTGCTTATTCTTTATTGGTCACCGCTGTCGCTGCTCTGGGGGTGCTGGAATTCTGTGGTATGAAAGGCCTCTCCAGGAGGCATCCACTAACCCTTTTCGGGCTGGTCGGTGTGCTTCTCTTCATCCTGGTAGCCCATGTTGAAGCGAGCTATACTGCACCCCTCTTAACAGCAGTTGTGGCCTTTTCTCTAATCTGGCTCCTCTTCCGCTCCCCGGTGAATGGTGCCGCCACCAATTGGGCCTGGACCCTCGCTGGGATTATATATATCGGCTGGTTAATGAGTCACTTTATCCCCCTTCGGGGACTGGAGGGTGGCAGGGAGTGGGTGCTTTTTGTAGTGCTTGCCACTTTTGCTACAGATACCACCGCCTTCTTTGTCGGTAAGATATGGGGCAGGCATTCCCTCGCCATGAAGGTCAGTTCAGGGAAGACCCGGGAAGGCGCGGTGGGTGGCTTTCTGGGTGCCATCGCCGCATCGCTGATTCTGGCGCTCCTGCTAGGCATCGCCATCCCCTATTGGCAAATGGTCATCCTCGGTGCCCTTATCGGCATCTTCGCCCCGCTGGGCGACCTAGCGGAATCGATTCTCAAGCGTAGCACCGGCCTGAAGGACTCAGGAACACTGATTCCGGGTCATGGTGGCCTCCTCGACCGCCTCGATAGCATCCTCTTTACCGTGGTTGTAGTATACTACTATGTGATATGGGTAATAATGTGA
- the uppS gene encoding polyprenyl diphosphate synthase: MVKPKIKHIPNHVAIIMDGNGRWAKSRGLPRLAGHRAGTENVRRAVKCLSDQQVKYITLFAFSTENWSRPQIEVQGLMRIMEGVVDQETINLHKDGVKLIHLGHLDGLSESLQQKVQNALDLTKHNTRGTLCLAFNYGGRAEIVDAVRRILHDGITPDNVDEALISSYLHTKDLPDPDLIIRTGGEMRLSNFLIWQAAYSEYYATPTLWPDFGPKEIEQALIAYSERERRFGGLKRKG; the protein is encoded by the coding sequence GTGGTAAAACCCAAAATCAAGCATATCCCCAATCATGTTGCCATTATTATGGATGGCAACGGCCGCTGGGCCAAAAGCCGAGGGCTACCCAGGCTCGCCGGTCACCGCGCTGGAACGGAGAACGTCCGCCGCGCCGTAAAGTGCCTCTCCGATCAACAGGTTAAGTACATAACCCTGTTTGCTTTCTCCACAGAGAACTGGAGCCGCCCGCAGATAGAGGTCCAGGGGCTTATGCGCATCATGGAGGGCGTTGTCGACCAGGAAACCATAAACCTTCACAAGGATGGGGTCAAGCTCATTCACCTCGGACACCTCGATGGGCTCTCCGAGAGTCTACAGCAGAAGGTTCAAAACGCCCTCGATCTGACCAAGCACAATACCAGAGGAACCCTGTGCCTCGCCTTTAACTACGGCGGTCGCGCCGAGATCGTAGATGCGGTTAGACGTATCCTTCATGACGGCATAACACCCGACAATGTAGACGAGGCTCTAATTTCTAGCTATCTACACACCAAAGACCTGCCCGACCCTGACCTAATCATTCGCACTGGTGGCGAGATGCGCCTGAGTAACTTCCTGATCTGGCAGGCAGCCTACAGCGAGTACTACGCTACACCAACCCTCTGGCCCGACTTCGGCCCAAAGGAAATCGAGCAGGCCCTCATTGCCTACAGCGAGCGGGAGCGGCGCTTCGGGGGGCTTAAAAGGAAGGGCTGA
- the frr gene encoding ribosome recycling factor, whose translation MIDEVLLAANTKMGKTIEALRKELATIRTGRATPALVDDIKVDYYGTPTPLKQIATVSVPEARLLLIQPWDRSMLSSIKKAILKSELGLNPTSDIDVIRLTIPQLSEERRKELARAVHKRAEDGRVALRNIRRDALEELRKLEREKEISQDEQKRAQEHLQELTDSFIATVGKVAEDKEAELLEI comes from the coding sequence TTGATCGATGAGGTACTGCTAGCGGCAAACACCAAGATGGGAAAGACCATCGAGGCACTACGGAAAGAGTTGGCCACCATCCGCACCGGGCGGGCGACACCAGCGCTGGTCGATGATATCAAGGTAGATTACTACGGCACACCCACGCCGCTTAAGCAGATAGCCACCGTTTCAGTACCGGAGGCCAGGCTCCTCCTGATTCAGCCCTGGGACCGCAGCATGCTATCCAGCATAAAGAAGGCTATCCTAAAGTCAGAGCTCGGCCTCAACCCCACAAGCGATATAGATGTGATCCGCCTGACAATCCCCCAGCTATCCGAGGAGCGAAGAAAAGAATTGGCGAGGGCTGTTCACAAGCGGGCTGAGGATGGTAGAGTCGCCCTGCGAAATATAAGAAGGGATGCCCTGGAGGAGCTCAGAAAACTAGAGCGGGAGAAGGAGATCTCGCAGGACGAACAAAAACGCGCCCAGGAGCACCTTCAGGAGCTTACCGATAGCTTCATCGCCACGGTGGGCAAGGTAGCAGAGGATAAGGAAGCCGAGCTACTAGAGATTTAG
- the pyrH gene encoding UMP kinase, translating into MKAAKYKRMILKLSGEALTSDGAFGIDLDILSNIAQQIKQVVDMGVELAIVVGGGNIWRGAKAGANGMERTSADYAGMLGTLLNALALQDALEKCGVTTRIQSALNVQAVAEPYIRRRALRHLEKGRVVIFACGTGNPYMTTDTAAALRAIEIGAEVLLMAKHRVDGVYDADPLKKPGAKRYENISYSDALKLRLEVMDVTALSLCMEHSLPIVVFDLGAHQSIVRVVTGEVIGTTVTS; encoded by the coding sequence ATGAAGGCTGCCAAGTATAAGCGCATGATCTTGAAACTGAGCGGCGAGGCACTTACATCAGACGGCGCATTTGGCATCGATCTGGATATCCTCTCCAATATCGCCCAACAAATAAAGCAGGTAGTTGACATGGGGGTTGAGCTTGCCATCGTGGTTGGCGGGGGAAACATCTGGCGAGGAGCAAAGGCTGGAGCGAATGGAATGGAGCGCACCAGCGCCGATTACGCCGGGATGCTGGGCACACTGCTAAATGCCCTGGCACTACAGGACGCCCTGGAGAAATGTGGGGTGACCACCAGGATCCAGAGTGCTCTAAACGTTCAGGCGGTTGCCGAACCCTATATCAGGCGCCGCGCCCTGCGCCACCTGGAGAAGGGGCGAGTAGTCATCTTCGCTTGCGGCACCGGAAACCCCTATATGACAACCGATACCGCAGCAGCGCTCAGGGCTATAGAGATCGGGGCCGAGGTATTGCTTATGGCAAAGCACCGGGTCGATGGCGTTTACGACGCCGATCCGCTAAAAAAACCCGGTGCCAAAAGGTACGAAAACATCAGCTATTCCGATGCATTAAAGCTACGCCTTGAGGTTATGGACGTAACTGCTCTTTCCCTCTGCATGGAGCATAGTCTACCCATTGTTGTCTTCGACCTCGGTGCTCACCAGAGCATTGTACGGGTAGTGACGGGCGAGGTTATTGGCACCACGGTCACCAGCTAG
- the tsf gene encoding translation elongation factor Ts — translation MITTQTIKELRGVTGAGIMDCKKALQEAEGNLNDAIDILRKQGFAKAAKKAHREVSQGLVEAYIHTGGRIGALVEVNCESDFVAKTDELKTLAHDLTMQVAATDPTFLSIEGIPEGVEPGEACLLSQPFIKDPERTVQDIITETIARVGENIKIRRFTRFELGKE, via the coding sequence ATGATAACTACCCAAACAATAAAAGAACTCCGCGGAGTAACCGGGGCCGGGATAATGGACTGTAAGAAGGCCCTTCAGGAAGCGGAGGGTAATCTTAATGATGCCATAGATATTCTCAGAAAGCAGGGCTTTGCCAAGGCAGCGAAGAAGGCCCATCGGGAGGTGAGCCAGGGGCTGGTGGAGGCCTATATACACACCGGGGGGCGTATCGGGGCACTGGTGGAAGTGAACTGTGAGAGCGATTTTGTGGCGAAAACCGACGAGCTCAAGACGCTGGCCCATGACCTGACGATGCAGGTGGCAGCCACAGACCCCACGTTTTTGAGCATTGAGGGCATACCTGAGGGGGTAGAGCCCGGCGAGGCCTGTTTGCTCTCCCAGCCTTTCATTAAGGACCCTGAAAGAACCGTTCAGGACATCATCACGGAAACGATAGCCAGGGTTGGGGAGAATATAAAGATACGGAGATTTACCCGCTTCGAGCTGGGCAAGGAATAG
- the rpsB gene encoding 30S ribosomal protein S2 gives MEEVRIESEDVSIKSLLAAGAHFGHQTSRWNPRMKKYIFTARNGIHIIDLEQTAAMLYKASEFVRDLVAKGENIIFVGTKRQAKDAVEEEAKRCGMPYVNQRWLGGMLTNFATIQARIDYLVRLEDRQVRGEFDYLTKKEAMKLGKEIERLNRQMGGFKEMTKFPGAVFIVDPAKERIAVAEARRTEVPIVAVVDTNCNPFEIDYPIPANDDAVRAIKLMCGRIADAALEGMEDRKMAEEMVYEEAEVPEILSFTPEDDSTTERDFTTGGDSTSEVEESS, from the coding sequence ATGGAAGAGGTAAGGATAGAATCAGAGGATGTGTCCATTAAATCGCTACTGGCAGCGGGCGCTCACTTTGGTCACCAGACCAGTCGCTGGAACCCGCGAATGAAGAAATATATCTTCACCGCCAGAAATGGCATCCATATAATCGACCTGGAACAGACCGCCGCTATGTTATATAAAGCATCGGAGTTTGTCCGTGACCTCGTTGCTAAGGGAGAGAACATCATCTTTGTCGGCACCAAGAGGCAGGCTAAGGATGCAGTTGAGGAGGAAGCCAAGCGCTGTGGCATGCCCTATGTGAATCAACGCTGGCTGGGGGGGATGCTCACCAACTTCGCCACCATCCAGGCAAGAATCGACTATCTGGTGCGCCTGGAGGATCGCCAGGTAAGGGGAGAGTTCGATTACCTAACCAAGAAGGAGGCGATGAAACTGGGCAAGGAGATAGAGCGCCTCAACCGGCAAATGGGTGGTTTTAAGGAGATGACCAAGTTCCCCGGGGCTGTTTTCATTGTCGACCCGGCGAAGGAGAGGATCGCCGTCGCCGAGGCCAGGCGCACCGAGGTTCCTATCGTGGCCGTAGTGGATACCAACTGCAACCCCTTTGAGATAGACTATCCCATCCCCGCAAACGATGATGCTGTTAGAGCGATTAAGCTAATGTGTGGGCGGATAGCGGATGCCGCGCTTGAGGGTATGGAAGACCGCAAGATGGCTGAAGAAATGGTCTACGAGGAGGCTGAGGTGCCAGAGATTTTATCCTTCACCCCTGAAGACGACTCCACCACTGAAAGAGATTTCACCACTGGGGGCGACTCCACCTCCGAGGTTGAGGAGAGCTCATGA
- a CDS encoding hydrolase, producing MHKHSQNNECCPEFDPKRWDEKTHHWDSKHFIKESIPLLFHIPFPPMIGKKIARMWKMAEESKTAPPKKEDVLVLFTDPHPFRSELYLSVTGSVPNANNIKISGTFISKVFDGPYNAIPKYVKQIEGYLANRGEKAKKYYVHYAYCPKCAEKQGHNYIILFAEI from the coding sequence ATGCACAAGCACTCACAAAATAACGAATGTTGTCCAGAATTTGATCCGAAACGTTGGGATGAAAAAACTCACCATTGGGACAGTAAACATTTCATTAAAGAGTCTATTCCTCTATTATTTCACATCCCCTTTCCTCCAATGATTGGCAAGAAAATAGCCAGAATGTGGAAGATGGCTGAGGAATCAAAGACAGCACCACCTAAAAAAGAAGACGTTTTAGTATTGTTTACTGATCCACATCCCTTTAGGTCAGAATTGTATTTGTCTGTGACGGGGTCTGTCCCTAATGCCAATAACATTAAAATCTCTGGGACATTCATAAGCAAAGTTTTTGATGGTCCATACAATGCCATTCCAAAATACGTAAAGCAAATAGAGGGATACTTAGCTAACAGAGGGGAAAAAGCAAAAAAATATTATGTTCATTATGCTTACTGCCCAAAATGTGCAGAGAAACAAGGACACAATTACATAATTCTTTTTGCAGAGATTTAA
- the miaB gene encoding tRNA (N6-isopentenyl adenosine(37)-C2)-methylthiotransferase MiaB, producing the protein MLRYHIWTIGCQMNKADSERISSYLEQIGYQPSPKADEAEIIVLNGCVVRRSAEDRVINKLNALKSLGRGKILALTGCIVDSSVDDLSHRFPHVDLFFAPQAFREFARYLEERGLAPGGSDSGFSNLRPKPSAFVTIIRGCDNFCSYCIVPYRRGRERSRPLAEIVCEVEELAVHGTKEVILLGQNVDSYGHDLPHCPTLAELLAELDRIDGLARIRFLTSHPKDMSERLIESMARLEKVCEHLSLPLQAGDDDILWAMRRGYTAVQYRQLVGRIRRSIPHIALSTDAIVGFPGESEGQFQKTYDILRELRFETVHVACYSPRLGTIAARELQDDVPAEEKIRRREKIETLQEGIATEINRRLLGKTVEVLVGGRKKGKWWGRTRTDKLVFFEDKSDHMGQLVNVRIEKTSPWSLQGKVS; encoded by the coding sequence GTGCTACGTTATCATATCTGGACCATCGGATGTCAGATGAATAAGGCTGACTCGGAGCGCATTTCCAGCTATTTGGAGCAAATAGGCTACCAGCCCAGCCCGAAAGCTGATGAGGCGGAGATCATTGTGCTTAATGGCTGCGTGGTGCGACGGAGCGCTGAGGACCGCGTCATTAACAAGCTTAACGCCCTCAAATCCCTGGGGAGGGGTAAGATACTCGCCCTTACCGGCTGCATCGTGGACTCGAGTGTCGATGACCTCAGCCATCGCTTTCCTCATGTGGACCTATTTTTCGCACCGCAGGCTTTTAGGGAGTTCGCTCGATACCTTGAAGAACGGGGGCTGGCCCCGGGGGGATCGGATTCGGGCTTTTCAAATCTCAGGCCCAAGCCTAGCGCCTTTGTGACCATCATTCGGGGCTGCGACAACTTCTGCTCCTACTGCATCGTGCCATATCGAAGGGGGAGGGAGCGGAGCCGCCCCCTGGCGGAGATCGTCTGTGAGGTTGAAGAGCTGGCCGTGCATGGTACGAAGGAAGTCATTCTGCTGGGGCAAAATGTCGACTCTTACGGTCATGACCTCCCCCATTGTCCCACGCTTGCAGAGCTCCTGGCGGAGCTTGACCGGATCGATGGGTTGGCTCGGATACGCTTTCTTACATCTCATCCCAAGGATATGAGCGAGCGGCTCATAGAATCGATGGCCCGACTGGAGAAGGTCTGCGAGCACCTGAGTCTGCCACTTCAGGCCGGGGACGATGATATTTTATGGGCGATGCGGCGGGGCTATACCGCGGTGCAATATCGCCAGCTCGTAGGACGCATCCGCCGTTCCATTCCCCACATCGCCCTGAGCACCGATGCCATCGTTGGCTTCCCCGGTGAGAGCGAGGGGCAGTTTCAAAAGACCTACGATATACTGAGGGAGCTTAGGTTCGAGACGGTCCATGTAGCCTGCTACTCGCCGCGACTCGGTACTATCGCAGCGCGTGAGCTTCAGGATGATGTTCCCGCTGAGGAAAAGATACGTCGCAGAGAGAAGATCGAAACGCTTCAGGAGGGCATTGCCACCGAGATCAATAGGAGGCTTCTGGGTAAAACAGTTGAAGTGCTGGTGGGAGGGCGAAAAAAGGGGAAGTGGTGGGGGCGCACCAGGACGGATAAGCTCGTCTTCTTTGAGGATAAATCTGACCACATGGGGCAGTTAGTAAATGTCAGGATTGAGAAGACGAGTCCGTGGTCGCTTCAGGGGAAGGTTTCATGA
- the nadA gene encoding quinolinate synthase NadA — MESDEIKQKIEKLKKSLSAVIVAHNYQRPEVQDIADITGDSLELARQCTQVDAEVIVFCGVHFMAESAAILSPERTVLLSEADAGCPMADMIGEADLREWKERYPEAAVVCYVNSSAAVKALSDVCCTSANGLGVVQSLPNDEVLFIPDRHLGHYVSTKTDKRMILYPGFCPPHQRLIPRHIEHAKELHPDAVVLVHPECSAEVIARADAALSTSQMIRYVKESDARTFLIGTEEGLLHGLRRENPEKAFHLLTTGLLCPDMKKTTLKSVMRTMEERRNVVRVAEEVRVKAKLALDRMLEVT; from the coding sequence ATGGAATCGGATGAAATTAAACAAAAGATCGAAAAGCTCAAGAAGTCGCTCAGTGCGGTGATTGTTGCTCATAACTATCAGCGCCCTGAGGTGCAGGACATCGCCGACATAACCGGCGATTCCCTTGAGCTGGCGCGCCAGTGCACCCAGGTTGATGCCGAGGTCATCGTCTTCTGCGGGGTCCACTTCATGGCGGAGAGTGCCGCTATCCTCAGCCCGGAGCGCACGGTGCTCCTCTCAGAGGCAGACGCCGGCTGTCCCATGGCGGACATGATAGGTGAGGCCGATCTCAGGGAGTGGAAGGAAAGGTATCCTGAGGCTGCGGTAGTCTGCTATGTGAACTCTTCGGCGGCGGTTAAGGCCCTGAGCGATGTCTGCTGCACCTCGGCCAACGGGCTGGGGGTGGTGCAGTCGCTCCCCAACGATGAAGTCCTTTTTATCCCCGATCGGCACCTGGGTCATTATGTTTCCACAAAGACCGACAAGCGCATGATCCTGTACCCCGGCTTCTGTCCCCCCCATCAGCGGCTGATCCCCCGCCATATCGAGCATGCCAAAGAGCTTCACCCTGATGCTGTGGTGCTGGTGCACCCTGAGTGCTCCGCTGAGGTGATCGCCCGGGCAGACGCCGCGCTCAGCACCTCGCAGATGATCCGCTATGTCAAAGAGAGTGATGCCCGGACATTCCTCATTGGCACTGAGGAGGGACTGCTTCACGGACTGCGAAGAGAGAACCCGGAGAAGGCCTTCCACCTGCTCACCACGGGCTTACTGTGCCCTGACATGAAGAAGACCACCCTTAAGAGCGTGATGAGGACCATGGAAGAGCGTCGAAATGTGGTGAGGGTTGCTGAGGAGGTGAGGGTAAAAGCCAAGCTTGCCCTCGACCGCATGCTGGAGGTAACATAG
- the nadB gene encoding L-aspartate oxidase yields MKEYDYIIVGSGIAGLYTALLAQGQGSVLLLTKAGINECNTRHAQGGIAAAIGIGDSAELHYQDTIAAGAGLCDEEAVRILVDEGPDRITDLIDFGVHFDTVDGEVALAREAAHSVPRILHAGGDATGEHIEVTLSRLAMLAKMVIMEYCLANQIIVNDGVVRGVKALDSRTGAMEEFRSRYVILATGGAGRLFNFTTNPDIATGDGIALAYNAGAEIIDMEFFQFHPTALRLPGVTPFLISEAVRGEGGILRNVEGRQFMSDYTPDGDLAPRDVVARGILAEMKKIGSDRVFLDVTHLPRRRVTARFPHIYRFCLVNGLDITKSPIPVAPAAHYMMGGVRTNAWGETNIAGLFATGETACTGVHGANRLASNSLLEVVVFAKRIMQRAKEGVSAPLGDEREHFSLGERKRRKVSGKLPPLSLLALQSLMWDRVGIVRSGEGLTEAVSTLASWQQAADKPTDRSSYELSNLILAGRLMSEAALFREESRGAHFRSDFPQPLDAWLKHIVFRKTA; encoded by the coding sequence ATGAAAGAGTACGATTACATCATTGTGGGCAGCGGCATCGCCGGGCTTTACACTGCGCTGCTGGCGCAGGGGCAGGGGAGCGTGCTCCTGCTGACCAAGGCTGGCATCAATGAGTGTAATACCAGGCATGCCCAAGGCGGTATTGCTGCTGCCATCGGGATAGGCGATTCTGCCGAGCTCCATTACCAGGACACCATAGCTGCGGGGGCCGGCTTGTGCGATGAGGAAGCGGTGCGCATCCTTGTGGATGAAGGCCCCGACCGTATTACCGACCTGATCGATTTTGGGGTTCACTTCGACACGGTGGATGGCGAGGTCGCCCTCGCTAGGGAGGCGGCGCACAGCGTGCCCCGCATCCTGCATGCCGGCGGCGATGCTACCGGCGAGCATATCGAGGTTACCCTTAGCCGCCTGGCGATGCTGGCCAAGATGGTGATCATGGAATACTGCCTGGCGAACCAGATCATCGTTAACGATGGTGTGGTTCGGGGAGTGAAGGCACTCGATAGCCGCACCGGGGCGATGGAGGAGTTCCGCTCTCGGTATGTCATCCTGGCAACCGGCGGCGCAGGGCGGCTTTTCAATTTCACCACCAACCCCGATATCGCTACCGGTGATGGTATCGCCCTCGCCTACAACGCAGGTGCGGAGATTATCGATATGGAATTCTTTCAGTTCCATCCCACTGCGCTTCGCCTTCCCGGGGTGACCCCGTTCCTCATATCCGAGGCGGTGAGGGGCGAGGGGGGGATCCTGCGCAATGTCGAAGGGCGCCAGTTCATGTCTGATTACACTCCTGATGGAGACCTTGCACCCCGGGATGTAGTGGCGAGAGGAATACTTGCTGAGATGAAAAAGATAGGGAGCGACCGTGTCTTCCTCGATGTTACTCATCTACCCCGGCGCCGGGTCACCGCCCGCTTCCCCCATATCTATCGCTTCTGCCTGGTCAACGGCCTGGATATTACAAAGTCCCCCATACCGGTAGCGCCTGCCGCACACTACATGATGGGTGGTGTGAGGACGAATGCGTGGGGGGAGACCAACATTGCCGGGCTCTTCGCTACCGGTGAGACGGCATGCACCGGGGTGCACGGAGCCAACCGGCTGGCATCCAATTCACTCCTTGAGGTGGTGGTTTTTGCCAAGCGGATTATGCAGAGAGCAAAGGAAGGGGTTAGCGCCCCTCTCGGTGATGAGAGGGAACACTTTAGTCTGGGCGAACGAAAGAGGCGAAAGGTCTCAGGAAAGCTCCCTCCCCTCAGCCTGTTGGCGCTTCAGTCTCTCATGTGGGATAGGGTAGGGATCGTGCGCTCGGGCGAGGGTCTGACAGAGGCGGTATCCACTCTTGCCTCGTGGCAGCAGGCTGCGGACAAGCCTACCGACCGCTCCTCCTATGAGCTTTCAAACCTGATACTGGCAGGGCGGCTTATGTCGGAGGCGGCGCTATTTCGGGAGGAGAGCCGCGGCGCTCACTTCCGCTCCGACTTTCCACAGCCTTTGGATGCCTGGCTCAAGCACATCGTCTTCAGGAAGACAGCATAG
- a CDS encoding glutaminyl-peptide cyclotransferase, which yields MVIRILSARVIFINWLSRIFFLGLLALLGAVYFCSCSNSPESPLPTTSNVTPVYTYKVVNNYPHDQNAFTQGLVFEDGALFEGTGLYGHSTLRRVELETGDILQIHELPAQFFGEGITIYGSKIIQLTWKSGIGFIYDKDSFELLREFDYPTEGWGITHDGERLIMSDGSSTLHFLEPETLEEIGRIEIYDNDGPVTGLNELEYVQGEIYANVLQTDHIARIAPQTGEVIGWVDLQGLINPEEYAKPIDVLNGIAYDAESNRLFVTGKLWPKLFEIELFAL from the coding sequence ATGGTAATCCGTATATTATCCGCAAGGGTAATATTTATTAACTGGCTCTCCAGGATATTCTTTTTGGGGCTCCTGGCGTTGTTGGGGGCGGTTTATTTTTGCTCTTGCTCGAATTCTCCTGAATCTCCACTTCCCACAACTTCCAACGTTACCCCGGTCTATACATACAAGGTCGTCAATAATTATCCGCACGATCAAAATGCCTTCACGCAGGGGTTGGTTTTTGAAGATGGCGCTTTGTTTGAAGGGACAGGCCTTTATGGGCACTCCACGTTGCGTAGAGTAGAATTGGAAACTGGCGACATCCTGCAAATTCATGAGCTACCAGCTCAATTTTTTGGTGAGGGCATTACAATTTATGGGAGTAAGATCATTCAGTTGACCTGGAAATCTGGTATCGGGTTTATCTACGATAAAGACAGTTTTGAGTTACTGCGGGAGTTCGATTATCCGACTGAGGGCTGGGGCATTACGCATGATGGCGAACGATTAATCATGAGCGATGGTTCGTCAACACTGCATTTCCTGGAGCCTGAAACCTTGGAGGAAATCGGCCGAATTGAAATATATGACAACGATGGTCCCGTGACCGGGCTCAACGAGCTGGAATACGTTCAAGGTGAAATCTATGCTAATGTCTTGCAAACGGACCATATTGCGAGGATCGCACCCCAGACAGGCGAAGTGATTGGATGGGTGGACCTACAAGGACTTATTAATCCTGAAGAATATGCTAAGCCGATTGACGTTCTAAATGGCATTGCGTATGATGCAGAGAGTAATCGGTTGTTTGTGACCGGGAAGTTGTGGCCTAAACTCTTTGAGATTGAATTGTTTGCTCTATAA